The sequence below is a genomic window from Paenibacillus sp. DCT19.
AGCTTCCGAACCAAACCAAGGAACAAATCGCTTATCAGGCGTTGCACCATCAATTTGTAGCAAGTGCATTGGTGACGAAGCTCGCGCACGAGATCAATCCAGATGCTAAAGTAGGATGTATGCTGGCTAGGGGACAGACCTATCCAGTGACGAACAATCCAGAAGATGTGTTACTCGCACAGCATTATAACGACCTGAACCTGTTCCACACGGATGTGCATGTTCACGGCGAATACCCATCCTTTATGAATCGTTACTTTGCTGAGAACAATATTGTGATTCAGAAGGAAATCGGTGACGATGAAATATTGAAGCAGTATCCTGTGGATTATGTATCTTTGAGTTATTACATGTCCAAGTCGGTTGCATCCAATTCCGAAGATTATGAACAGGTATCTGGTAATCTCACGACGTATGCTGTGAAAAATAAATATCTGGATACGTCCGACTGGGGATGGCAGATTGACCCGAAAGGGCTCCGTATTACGTTGCGAGACATGTATAACCGCTACAGAAAGCCTCTTTTCGTTGTAGAAAATGGTTTGGGTGCATATGATAAGGTCGAGGAAGATGGCTCGATTCATGATACGTACCGAATTGATTACCTTAAGAAGCATATTGAGCAAATGAAAGAAGCAGTCATAGAGGGTGTAGACCTGATCGGGTATACGGCTTGGGGGCCAATTGATCTGATCTCCATGTCCACCTCCGAAATGTCCAAACGATACGGATTCATCTACGTGGATCAAGACGACGAAGGTAACGGTACATTGAACAGATCCAAAAAAGATTCGTTCGAGTGGTACAAGCAGGTTATTGCCACCAATGGAGAAGAGCTACAATGTTGAACAGGTTCAAGAGAACATGAGTTTTGAGTAAAGAAAAGTGTCGGTCCGTGCATTTGTGCATGATCGGCGCTTTTTGCCGTTGATATAAAGTTGTTTGTCTGTTATTTATCCGCTCTTTTACATGTTTCCACATCATTAGGGCAGGCTATTTGAAGTGTTTGGAATGGGAATGATGTAGAAAGGGCTGACAGCATGAGTAATGCATCCAAGACTCCAACAAAGGAAAAGAAACTGAAATGGTGGCAACTAAGTCTGCTCGGCGTGGCAGGAACGATTGGAACGGGATACTTTTTAGGTTCAAGTCTTGCCATCTCGTTTGGTGGTCCTGCGGTATTGATCGCTTATGTATTTGCAGCTTTGGGTACATATATTGTTTTTGATGCGCTCGCGCGAATGACGTCAGAACATCCGGAAGAGGGCTCCTTTCGCTCTTATGCAAAGAAGGCTTTTGGGAATTGGGCTGGTTTTTCCAGCGGATGGGTGTATTGGTTTTCCGAATTGCTCATTATGGGGAGTCAGTTGACGGCTCTGTCGATATTTTCCAGATTCTGGTTTCCTGCTGTTTCACTATGGGTCTTTGCCGCTGGATTTGGCGTAATCGGCCTATGTATCGTGTTTTTTGGCAACAAAGGATTTGACCGGGTTGAGAATGTGCTCGCCATCATTAAGATGGCAGCTATTATTATGTTTTTGATTCTGGCAATTGCGCTCCTTGCCGGTTGGATTGGAGGAACGAAGTACGATCATAAGGTACCCATGGATATGGCAGCGATTTTCCCCAAGGGTGGAGTAGGTTTGTGGTCTGCATTCCTTTTTGCGTTCTACGCCTACGGTGGTATTGAAGTGCTCGGGATTATGTCTTATCGATTAGAAAAACCTGAGGATGCACCCAAGGCAGGCAAGGTTATGCTCATTTCTTTATCCATCGTATATATCGTATCTATTGGTTTGGCGTTGATCATGGTGCCACTGAGTGCATTTAATCCCAAAGAAAGTCCATTTGTCCTGGCACTGAGCAGCGATCATCTGGCCTTTGTTCCGCACCTGCTCAATGGCGTACTGATTGTGGCGGGTTTCTCGACTATGACGGCATCGCTCTATGCGGTGACATCCATGATTATGACGCTGGCGAAGGAGGGAGATGCTCCGTCGTTATTCTCGCGTAAGTGGAAGCAGAAATATCCCTTATTTGCACTTTCACTCATTGGGTGTGGGCTTATCGGAACTATTGTTATGTCTTTGTTACTGCCTGGTAAAGTGTATGAATATATTACGACTGCAGCGGGATTGATGCTGTTATACAACTGGTCGTTTATCTTACTATCCTCTGGTCGGCTGCTGCAGTCCAAAAAGTTCGATGTCGTTAAACGCTGGATTGGGCTGCTGCTCATTGCGTTTGCAGTGACCGGTGCGCTCTTCCACACACTGAGTAGACCTGGTTTTTTTGTAAGTCTCCTGCTGGTCCTGCTCATTGGAATCAGTGATATCATTGTACAGCGCAGACGAAACAAAAAGCCCTCGGCTCAGTCAGCAAGTACCGAAATGGAAGACGATGAAGCGTATGAATCAAGTACCGAGGAGACAAATGGTTATCACATCACGGGTATACGGCTTCGTAAAAGTAAAGTGAAGTAAAGAAAATTTATGTTATAGTGCGTGTTCAAAAAGAACGGTTTTCAGTACCGAGAAGATGGGATGAAGCTAGAAATGGAATAGCGGAGCGTAGGCAGAACTACGTGAGCAACTACATTGTTTCTGAAAGAAACAAGCTTCGTAAGCATCCACTTATTTCGGCTGAATCCCATATTTGACGCTGAGATGCCATCAGGCATCCTTCGTAATCAAAAGCGAACTTTTTGAACAACCTCTTATAGAAGCAACAAAACAAAGTTCCGAATAACCTCTTTTCTCGCAGTGAGAATGAGGTTTTTTGGCTTTTCATTACATTTATATAACAGCCAAAAACCACTAGTATATCCTTATTATCTCAAACGCGGAGAGTGTGGTAAGATGCTACTAAGATGAGATGATCAGTTAGAGGGGATAACGATGAGTTATTTGACTGTCTATCCGAAAGCCAAGTTGATGTTAGTAGGCATGCTGATTCTTGGAATTTTTCTGGTTAGAAATTATCAACTTAGCGGAGAGGGTTTTCTAAAATATTTTATCCTGTTTATCATGGCCTTTATTGTAATTAATATCGTGATTCTAATCCGTCGTGTATTCTCGCCCAAGCCGAGCATTACTCTATGCGAAGATTATGTGATATCGACCAAAAACAAGAGGTATGACGCCTCCCAAATCGAGTGTGTCTATATGACCTACAAGCGAATTGGTATTAAGCTTTATGGTCGTAGACTCGTTCCTTCGGATCTATGTTTTTATTTTGAATCTAGCCAAGAGAACGCAGGGTTAGAAGAGTTAGAGGAATGGGCAGCACGGAACCAAAAAGAGGTGAAACACAAGTTTTTCCAAACCTTAACGTAGACTAGTACGTCTTAATATAGGGAGGATTTTCTAATGAAGACATTCGAACAATTTCTAACAAGTGATTGGTATCAAGTCGTTATAGCAGATCTGCTTCAGCTTAAACCCCACATCAAATTTGTCGAGCATGGCAGCTATGAAGCGAGCTTATTAATGGATGCTTTTAAGGAACGGAAGTATGTGCTTGAAGGGTTTGGCGCTTCTCTGCCAACAGAAGAAGAATGCATTCAATGGTTACTGGAGCAATACAACAATGACAAGGATAACATCATGTCTTTTGTAGTGGCTCGAATCACGTTTAGTGAAGAGTTAGATGATGATCCAGACGGTGAATTTCCTGAGGGTGAGGAGCTTGATGAAGTTGATCGTTCTGAAGTTGTTGAGATTCTAGGTTTTGCGAGGTCGGTCATCGCGAGTACGATCATTGAATATGATTTTGTCAAAAATCATCCTAAACAATTAACCGCTTATTATAAACGGACAAGAATTCCCGATGCAGCAAAATTTTCGTCTCAGATCAAGAAGGTGTATGCCTGCCTGAACTGATTGTTCGCTGTAAGGATTTTCTGGTAGAAATAGAATAGGGGCATATTGAATGCGATCTGATTAGAAACATTGAGATAAGCATTCATGTGCAATCGCAGATATATAGTTTTAGTTAGTAAGGAGTTGTACTTGTATGGGATTGTTGGGTCTTTTATTGATTATATTCGTGAGCTTTTTTGCGTTTCTAATCATTGCCTTTGTTATCCGTTATGCCATAGATTCATCCCAAACGTCGAGAAGACTTGATGTTCTAATTAAAGAAGTTAGGTACTTAAGAGCTGAAGTGAAAAGACAGAACCAAGATAATTCAGATGATCACAACCATATTATTGATACAAAAGTGTAGAAACTTGTTCAGATCGCTAAATAAATGATGTGGCAAGTGCACATACGTACCGTTACACCCAAAGGAGGAATTTAAGAATATGGGCATGTCTGACTATTACCAAAATCTAAGAGACAAGATTGGAAACGAGCTTATTTTTATGCCAGGGGTCGCTGGGATTATCCGTAATGAACAAGGGGAGATATTATTTGGTCGTAAGCATAAGGAGTCCACTTGGGGATTGATTGCCGGAGCTATTGAACTTGGTGAGACACCTGCCCAAGCGATGATTAGAGAGGCGATGGAGGAGACGGGGCTTGTGGTTGAACCAGAGAAGATCATTGGGGTATATGGTGGTGAAGAGCAACGGTTTACCTACGCGAACGGCCATCAGGTCGAATACGTCACGATTATTTTTGAATGTAGTATTACGTCCGGACAACTTTCTCCCGATAATGACGAGATGAAGGAACTTCAATTTTTTCCTGCACATCAGCTTCCTCCCATGGTAAACAAGTATCCAGATCATATATTTAGTTCCCAGCAGGAAGAGCGGGCACATTTTGCTAAATAAAAGATTAATGGATCTGTATCCTTATAAAATGAAAATGATCGAGATGGAATGGACCAGTAGTACATTTGGCTATTTATCCATCCCGATGTTTATCATGGGAGTGATTGTGTACTTTTTTCCGGACATTCTGTATAAGTGCTTTGTCCTCTTGAGATACAGACGTATTAAACCCAATTCGGAGTTCGAGGATAACCCACCGAGCGGCGATATTCCAAGATGGGTAGAAGTAATATTTAAAATATGCGGAAGCGTTATGATGATCATGGGGATTGTATGGTTTTGGTTTTCGGAAGAGTTTTATGAATTTTGGTTTTGAGCAAAATACATAAGAACAACTAGAGAGGAAGAGTGATCCTGAGAAGTTCCAAATACACACCATATTACAGTTACATTGGTATTGCTTTCTTTATCCTGACCCTGATTGTCAACTTGAGCTTCAAATATGGTACAACTTCGGATGAGGGCGTGCTGTTTCTCTTGTCTGTTTCAAATGCGGTATTATTGATGTTTACGTTGCTCTGGGCAGTATTCGGAATCATTGAGTTGCACTTGATCTTGAAAACAAAGAACAGGCTTCAATCCCGACTACGTCATGGTAGGATCAGTACAGAGGAGCATAGGGTCAGCCAGAAAAGTATTAAGTTCAGCCTCGCTATAGGGATAAGTTATCTGGTTATGATCGTCATTCAAATTGGCTACGTCATTCTGAACTGGGATGAGATTAATATCTAGGGAGCAATGTAGTGAGAGTTTTAAAGTGTTCCTTATTGGGCTAAGAGCATAGAACAATTTGTACCCAGGAGAGAATAAAATGAATAATCAATGGCAAATCAACAATGTACTAGATGAATGGACATGCCCATCCGAGATTGGAAAAGTCATTCAAGGGAATGTATTCACATTGGAACAATACCTTCTTGTTGAAGAAACATACATAGACACAATCATGGTGTTTTTAAAGGAAGCAGAACTGCAGACTCTACGGGTTATTCAAGTATCGGATCGATCAATCTCACAAGAAGATCAACATTCTGTGTTATATGAACAGGAATTTAGTCAAATTTTAATACAGGAAGATGGGGTATATAACACCGATGAAATTCGCACAATCTGCAAGATGATACTCAGAAATTATGCGGATTGTCAGTTGTACGCCAAAGATCATTTTTTTGTGCACTTTGGTTGGGATTATTATATGTTCATCGGTAGTAGTCATGATTCATACCAGGCCATTGAATTTGCTAGGAGCAAAAATTTATCTGTGGAAGAGTGTATCTCTCCTTATTATTATGAGGAAAAAGATGTAACTAGATCGATCGAATGGAGTGAAGTAGACGCTGAGGTGGCTATCGTTATTGCTGAAGAGGAAATTCGAGATGTGACCATATGGGAATACCGTAATGTATTGGGTTTATCCGAAGAGCATCCTGTTTTTGGGTATTTTAGAATAACGCAAGCGCATCAAGAGTTCTTTCAATCCAAAATCAATCATACGTTGGACTTCACCAAGTATAGGTACGGATTACACGCTAGTTGTTAATTCAGATAAATACATATGATAGAAAAAGAAAGGTAGTCATTCATGCAAAAGGAAATTCATAGTAAAATAATGGGTTCGTTTAAGTATGACGAGCAATTTAATACATACGAGCATACGGAAGGGAAAGTGTATTATACGTTAAGGCGATCTATGCAGGGTTTGATTATGAGTATCGTTTGATCCAAGCAGATGTGTAGCTGTGTAATAGATAATTAGATTCATAGAGAAGGGTGAACATCGAGATGGAGAATGGGATCTTTGAGCATATCGCGTTCCAATCTAATTTAACATTAGAGGAGTTCACGAAAAGCTTAAGTGCATTAATTGATACTGATGCCTTCCAGTTTGATTTTGAAAATGAAAATAATTGGAGCTGGGCGCATGATGAAGACCAGATAGAAGTAAATATATCTAAGCCATTTAAAGAAGGAACTCTGCAAGAATGGGATGACACCGTGCCTGAAGGCTGCAACTTTGGTGTTTCTTTACGTACCAGTAATAAGAAAGAACTTCGTCAAAGTGATACATTTAATGAACTCTTCGTACTGGGAAATTTAATTCCGAAATATATCAAAATGATCGAAATGATCATAGGCGGTAAAGCTTATTATCATAGAGGGAAATATAAAAAGTAGGGTAGGTCAACCATGGGATACGATTTTAGAGGAATAGTCACATCACTTGATGTTATGAAACGATTAAAGGACAAGTATACGAGCGCTAAGGTCATCCCGCTATACAATGGATTAATCGTTATCCCCCTAACAGATGAGCTATATGACGAGATTAATAAGAATCAAGGTACAACCATACCTAACTATGAGTATTTGACGGATATCATTAGTTCCTATTGTAGAGAAATCTCTAAGCTCGGCTTGGTCGCTTATATTGAAGCTGAATATTTCGGAGGAACAGGCTCACAGAATGCAATGGTATGGGACTCCAGTGAGGTTATTTTCGAGGAGACGTTAAGTCAGTCTGCAATCAACCGATCACTTGAAATTTTAGGAGTATGCAAATTACAGGGCAAAGACGAGTTTGATACTGTAGGTTTAGGTAGGCATCGCGATACAGAAGATTGGGAATAGAATGAGATGGTGAAATGATGATGAACATCTATGGTCATATCAAAAAAGCGAACGAAATCCTTGTTACACATGTGATATTTGAACAGGAGCAGGTAAGTCCGGAAAGAGTAGTTGAAGGGATTCAACAATCGTGGAAACATATTGAGAAATTTATAAAGAATACATCTCCAGATTGGACGAATTGGCTGAATGATCAACTGTTACATATGGATACCGAAGAATTAGCATTTTCCAATGATATGGTAAAAGAATGTACAAGAATAATGGAGAGAATGCAGGTAGAGCGAGAAGTGAAGTCGTATTATCAACAATATATTTCGTTAATAGGAAGCCTTCTTATTTACCATAAGTCATATGAAGAATGCTGCGATGTTTGTCAGGGCGAGCTTCAATATTACACGGATGAACTGAGGGACATCGTGGTGAAGAAGTGCAGAACCTGTGGAATGTTGTATACCGGACAGACTGGGGAACGGATTGGATTAGTTCATGAAATCAACTTGAGACGCTCCAGAAAAAGCGAGCTCGTAAGAGAAGGGATTATCTAGGTTACTTAGAATGAGGTGATTAGGTTTACATGGAGATTTCATACCATACGATAGATGTATTGAAACGGAGATACACAGGTACGAGTCAGTTTTACTTTTCGTTGTTTAGACATACTAAGCCTATGGATTTTGCATTACATACAGAGAAAACGTACTTGTTGAAATGCCTTCTTTCCAGTGAAGAATTCATGGAAGAGTATGCTGACTTTTTGCCAATTAACGAGGATGTGTTGGATCAAGCAATGGTGCTAAATCGCTATGAGTTGGAAGGTTCGCTAATCAGTATGTTTCTCCAAGGCACATGTACAGAGCCCATTGTAGCTGATGAGATCGAGGCAAGGAAACTATCACAGGCACTGCTCTCAGATCTGAGAGTTGAATTGGATCAATGGGTTGTCTTTAAGTTAGGAAATCCAGGTTGGTCCAAAGCTTCAATGGAGGCAACATTATCCTGCTTCTATATTGTGTTTTACGCAGCACACAGATGTTGGTTCATATTGGGGTACGAGGATGTTTATTAGATACATGGCATTACGAGATAGATAAAACGAAAGTTTGATTGAATATAACAAAAAAAGCCCACGGTGGACATCTTGTGAGTTAGAATCTCACTACCCTATCCACAAGCTATATTCCACCGTGAGTTACTTTACATATGTGTGTGATTGTATTACTTCGTAAAGAATGGCAAAGCCTCTTTCAAGATTTCTGCTCCAGACAACGGACCTTTACCTAATGCCCATACTTCGTCATTCACAACCAGCACATGGTTGTTTTTCACCGCATTAATCGTTTGGAAAGTGCTGTTACCCATCCATTTATCAAGGTCGGCCTGAGCGCCGTATATTACCAGATAATCTGGGTTTTCCTGTACTAGTGTCTCCAGATCAACATCGGCAACATCAATTTTACCTGGTGTTTGCTGCTGACTGGATTTGGTTTCATCGAAGCTATACTCTGCCCCCATTTTCTCTAGCAGTGTAGCGATATAGGATGTTTTCATCCAGATATAAAAGTTCTTCTCCAGCACTTTCACTACCATAACTTTAGGAGTGCCGGTAATTTGCGAATGCGTTTGTTCTATGTTCGAATTGAACTCACTCATCACCTGCTCGTGCTCTTTGTCTTTACCGAGTAATGTTCCGAGCACAGCAAAGTTCTGCTCCATATCACCATAACCGTTGGTGTAGAGGGCGATGGTTGGTGCGATCTTCTCCAGATCATCACGAATCGCTCCATGGACATCGGCATTCGCAATAATGAGATCAGGTTTGAGGGAAGAGATGACCTCCAGATTAGGCTGCTGATGATTGCCTACGAAGGTATAGTCCGTCACTTTGTCTTTCAGATATCCAAGCACCTCTGCATTGTAAGAGCCAGCGATGCCAACGGGTGTAATCCCCAGTGAAACTAACTCATCTGTAAAGGAGAAGTGCAGTGTCACAATTTTTTGTGGTGAACGAGATAATGTAGTGTCTCCCCATGCACTTTTGACGACATAGGAACCATCGGAATTCGAAGTAATGGACGGTGCATTAGCTGCATTGTCTTCACTTGAGCTCTGATCTGTGTTTGCATCGGAAGCAGACGTCGTCTCGTTATTGTCTGTATCAACAGTATTGTTAGCTTGTCCCTGATCTGCTGTCCCCCCTGCTTTGTTTCCCGCTGTCTGTCCCCACAGCCGGCGAGAACCAGTGTCATGATTAAGATGAAGCTCCAGAATAGTGATTTACGGTTCATTAGGTGTTTTTCCTCCATATGCGTTATTTTCTCTGTCCTTGTTTGATGATTAGATATACAAAATAAGGTGCACCAATAAGTGACGTGATGATGCCGACGGGAATCTCCATCGGTGGTACAATGACGCGACCTAGAAGATCGCCGAGCATGACAAGTAACGCACCCAAAGCTGCGGTAAAAGGTAGAGAACGGATGAAGTTCTCCCCGGTCAGTTTATGGGACAGATGCGGAATGATCAGTCCAACAAAGCTGAGATTACCCGAGATGCTGGCAGCACTTGCGGATAAAGCTAATGCCACGAGTAGCAGTAATGTTCGGACGGTACGTACGCGGGTGCCTAATGACACAAGAATCGACTCATCCAGCTTCAACACATTCAGATATCGCACAAGCAGCATGGCGGCGATTAATCCAGCTACCGTCCATGGCCATAATAGCTCGGCGTGTTGAAGATTACGTGCGTAAAGGCTGCCTTTGAGCCAGACGAGTGCCTGACTGGAGCTCATGGCGTATTTGACAATTAACATTTTGATGATGGCTTGCAGAGCCGCACTCACAGCGATTCCCACTAGCGCCAGTCGAATCATGGAGTTGCCTTGACGCCGATAAGCCAAAAGGAAAATAAGTACACTTGCTGCTGCGGAACCTGCCATCGAGTAGACTGGAAGCCAGATCGCTGGAGTTAAAGGTGCAAGCAGAATAATAAGCACGGTTACAAGCCCACCACCTGCCGTCGCGCCAATGACATCGGGTGAAGCAAGTGGGTTACGAAGCACGGTTTGCAGAATAGCTCCTGCCACAGAAGCAGAAACACCTACAAGTAGGGCGCAGAGTACACGCGGCAACCGAAGCTCATAGATGGTGCCGGCTTGTGCGCGAAACTGGTTAACAATCTCGCCAAAGGTAACCGGTGTAGCCCCGAAGCGAAGTGACAGGATAAAGACAACAACGATCATCACGAGTACGGTAGCCATTAGAAGAGAGTAACGACCTTTGCTACGGAAAGATATAATCTTCATATTTCTCATCCGTTCTTCCTCCCACGCATACGCATCAGGACAATGAAGAAGGGGGCTCCAATGAATGCAGTAATAAGTCCAACAGGCGATTCAATCGGGTAGAACAACATTCGTCCAACCAGATCAGCGTATACCAGCAGAACGCTGCCCGTAAGTGCTACGAGTGGCAGAATGATACGGTAATCTATACCTACCAATGTACGAACGATATGTACGGCCATTAGACCGATGAATCCAATCGGACCGCATATGGCTGTTGCTGCACCTACCAGTACGATAATCGCAATCATAATCCCGCTGCGAACAACAGTGAGTCGCTGTCCCACAGAGATGGCTGTGTCCTCACCCATGGATAACACGTTTAACTGAGCGGCAAATAAACAGCAAACGATGCTCATAGGAGCAAGCGTGAACAGAGAGAATATGACGTCATCCCAGGACATACCTGATAGATCACCCGCCATCCAGCGAAGAAGCTGATACAGATCTGTATCATGGAAGATGATGAGGGTAGTTGTCATCGAGCTGAAGAACAGACTGTTCACAAGCCCTGTCAACACCACACTACTGGAACTGAAACGACTGCGCACACTGAGCAAATAGATGATTATACCGCTTAGTGCTGTCCCAAGCATGGAGGCTGTAACTGTAAAAAATCGAAACGTCTGAAATTGCAGCAAGACCAGCAATACAGCAATCGCCATATTGGCGCCCTGATTAATGCCCATGACCTCAGGATCAGCCAGATCATTAGACGTTAACGACTGTAGCAGGCAACCAGCAATGCCAAGTGCCGCTCCGACTAAAGCTGCTGAGATGATGCGTGGCAGACGTATTGCCATGACCGAGCGCAGCAGTGATTCGTTATCATACCAGCCGAACCAGTTGAACAGAATGGGATCTTTGCGGCTGGACTGCAAATGAAATATCATGGCTAAGTAACAACCACACAGAAGTAGCACGATCAAAGTCAGGTAGATCCATACCCGTTTCGATAGACCCCAGCGTTTTTGAGCAGGAGAGGAATGAGATGTGCTATGAATTGAGAGAGACATGCTGGAACACCTTCATCTCCTTTTCAACGTTCAATTTTAATGAAAATGATTATCATTGTTGCTATAATACATTACAGTTGTGTGATTCATGTGTTTTTAGTGGCAGTTCAAAACGTCCACATGCTAAAACGTACATTTTGAACATGCACTTTTAGGAGGAGTATTGTGAGACGTTCCGTTTTATTAATAGAAGATGAGGAATCCATTCGCGAACTGGTCAGCGATTATTTCACGCAATCCTCTTGGCAAGTGATCGAAGCGGCCAACGGGGAAGAGGCACTGGAGTTATTCGAGACTCGTCCAGTTGATCTCGTCATTGTGGATCTGATGATTCCGAAAGTGAGTGGCTGGAATGTGTGTAAGCAGATACGCTCACAATCCACGGTGCCCATTATCATCCTGACTGCCAAGTCCGAGGAGGAGAACAAGCTGCTTGGTTTTGAACTGGGAGCGGATGATTATGTGACCAAACCCTTCAGTCCAAGAGTGCTGGTTGCTCGTGCAGAGACGCTGATGAAACGTGTGGAGCACACGGTGGGTCAGGAGGATCCGATGATTTCTTTTGGAAATACGGTCATTTACGAGAGAAAACGTCTTGTGGAGATTAACGGTCAGCCTATTGAGCTGTCTTATAAAGAGTATGATGTGCTGCTGCATTTGCTGAAAAATAAGAACTTTCCGTTAACGCGTGAACATCTGTTAAATCAGGTGTGGGGCGTGGACTATTTTGGTGACCCCCGTGTCGTGGATACACATATCAAAAATCTACGCAAAAAGCTCGATGCAGACGCTCGTTACATTCGCACGGTGTTTCGCATCGGTTACAAATTTGAGGTTGAGTCATGAAGCCAAGAGGCATTGTATTTAAGCTGTTTGTGGCGAACCTGGTATTCTATATCGTCTTCTTCGCGGCAGTTGTGGCGGGGCATTTCTGGTTCTTCGAACGTTTCTACCAGCATGAGCGTACGACTGAACTAGGGAAAAAGTTAGCCTCCTTCGCTTCGGATTACACCCAGCAGAAATGGCCTGCTGAGAAGACGCCAACCGTTATGGGCAGCTTCATTACGCAAAATCATGTGCAAATGGCGATTCTGGATACAGACGGAGAGGTTCGTTACGATAACCCGTTCCGCATTCAACTGAGTACAGACGCAGGGCAGCCGTTATCCATTGCAGTCTCTTTTTTTCCGGATATGTCCGCATTGGCGGCATATGGCTTGCAGCCTGGCGATCGCATAACGGTACAGGGAGAGTACTATGTGGAGCAAGGACATTCGTTATTCTCTCCCTATGTCATTCGTAAGAATGGCTCGCCTGCGGTAGGATCACTGCCGTATAATGCGAATCGAGAAGGCGTTATCGAGGTGAGCGGAACGATTGATTCTCTATTGTTGCCAGCACCCGGACAGTGGAATAACAGAGAAGGCATTATGGCTGCTGCGCTTAAGGTGTGGTTTCCTCTGCCAACAGAGTATAACGAGCAGGTGAACCGGGGAGAAGCATTTCATATGGAGTGGAAGGAACCCATTAGCGGGGTACATAATCTCGTGTTTGTCCAGCCCATCTTGCGTGATGGGAAGGTGACCGAGTATCTTTTTGCACTAACACCGTTAACCCAGCTGGGCGAGGCATTTGGCGCACTTGAGGTATATTATGCCTTTTTCAGTATTACCGGGGGATTGCTGCTTATTGTGGTTCTTTCGTTCTTATTTTCCAAAATGGTCTCACGTCCGCTATTACAGCTGAACCGAAACGCGGCACGTATGGCGAAGCTTGATTTCACTGCGATCTCTTCTATTGAAAGTAAAGACGAACTGGGAAGTCTGTCAGAGAGCTTGGTCAGCCTTTCTTCGAATCTGGATCGCACACTGAAGGAGCTTCAATTGACGAATGAGAAGCTCGTGCTGGAGATGGAATACAAGAGTAAAATGGAAGAGCTGCAAAAGCGCTTTGTTTCCGATGCATCTCATGAGCTCAAGACACCGATTAGTGTTGTGAAGGGGTATGCCGAAGGGCTTCTGGATCAGATCGCC
It includes:
- a CDS encoding cell wall metabolism sensor histidine kinase WalK; protein product: MKPRGIVFKLFVANLVFYIVFFAAVVAGHFWFFERFYQHERTTELGKKLASFASDYTQQKWPAEKTPTVMGSFITQNHVQMAILDTDGEVRYDNPFRIQLSTDAGQPLSIAVSFFPDMSALAAYGLQPGDRITVQGEYYVEQGHSLFSPYVIRKNGSPAVGSLPYNANREGVIEVSGTIDSLLLPAPGQWNNREGIMAAALKVWFPLPTEYNEQVNRGEAFHMEWKEPISGVHNLVFVQPILRDGKVTEYLFALTPLTQLGEAFGALEVYYAFFSITGGLLLIVVLSFLFSKMVSRPLLQLNRNAARMAKLDFTAISSIESKDELGSLSESLVSLSSNLDRTLKELQLTNEKLVLEMEYKSKMEELQKRFVSDASHELKTPISVVKGYAEGLLDQIAENKRERYIRTILREADRMEKLVLDMLELTRLEAGAVKLHGELFSVNQLALESMEKMEQLAKAKRMEIQIQGDRNVHAWADPEKIEQVLLNYLSNAIHNGTEGSPIQILIQHDVQKQNVCVSVENEGPTIAEHELSLIWDRFYREEDARSRQAGGTGLGLSIVKEIIQLHQQSYGVVNTPNGVRFYFTLDVPLEG